A portion of the Carya illinoinensis cultivar Pawnee chromosome 11, C.illinoinensisPawnee_v1, whole genome shotgun sequence genome contains these proteins:
- the LOC122282098 gene encoding uncharacterized protein LOC122282098 isoform X2, which translates to MCVDSRIMEKGEEHSAPLTPSSSNLPTTGIPSTSVSFRNYMHIGGYYGELPTWAPLTQQPDGYQYPCNIQERDGGDTPLPDTCRNLFGPSFFDTCDVGLSQLVEESSILEKCRTQRQGSMIGSQEMVLIHDPTTSEIYSMLIPHKCPRPELLS; encoded by the exons ATGTGTGTGG ACTCGAGAATCATGGAAAAAGGAGAAGAACACTCAGCTCCGCTAACACCATCTAGCTCAAATCTCCCAACCACg GGCATACCGTCAACTTCTGTAAGCTTCAGAAATTACATGCACATAGGTGGTTACTATGGGGAACTTCCGACGTGGGCACCTCTAACGCAACAGCCAGATGGGTACCAATATCCATGCAATATTCAAGAG agagatggaggagatacACCATTGCCGGACACTTGCCGGAATTTATTTGGCCCGTCATTCTTTGATACTTGTGATGTTGGATTGTCGCAG CTTGTTGAAGAAAGCTCAATTCTGGAAAAATGTCGAACCCAGCGCCAAGGATCAATGATCGGGAGTCAAGAAATG GTACTGATTCATGACCCCACCACGTCAGAAATATATAGCATGCTCATCCCACACAAATGCCCACGACCAGAATTACTAAGTTAA
- the LOC122282098 gene encoding uncharacterized protein LOC122282098 isoform X3: MSHAFTNSRIMEKGEEHSAPLTPSSSNLPTTGIPSTSVSFRNYMHIGGYYGELPTWAPLTQQPDGYQYPCNIQERDGGDTPLPDTCRNLFGPSFFDTCDVGLSQLVEESSILEKCRTQRQGSMIGSQEMVFFPLDGSQPVDGSQPVDGTDS, encoded by the exons ATGTCACATGCATTCACCA ACTCGAGAATCATGGAAAAAGGAGAAGAACACTCAGCTCCGCTAACACCATCTAGCTCAAATCTCCCAACCACg GGCATACCGTCAACTTCTGTAAGCTTCAGAAATTACATGCACATAGGTGGTTACTATGGGGAACTTCCGACGTGGGCACCTCTAACGCAACAGCCAGATGGGTACCAATATCCATGCAATATTCAAGAG agagatggaggagatacACCATTGCCGGACACTTGCCGGAATTTATTTGGCCCGTCATTCTTTGATACTTGTGATGTTGGATTGTCGCAG CTTGTTGAAGAAAGCTCAATTCTGGAAAAATGTCGAACCCAGCGCCAAGGATCAATGATCGGGAGTCAAGAAATG GTGTTCTTTCcgttggatggatcacaaccgGTGGATGGATCACAACCGGTGGATG GTACTGATTCATGA
- the LOC122282632 gene encoding flavin-containing monooxygenase FMO GS-OX-like 4 isoform X2, translating into MRIIMAIPGTTAIQNLSMPPSTDPITSRHVAVIGAGASGLVAARELRREGHSVVVFERGDQVGGIWVYTPNVESDPLGLDPTRTTVHCSLYNCLRTNLPREAMGYVDYPFVSKEDPDRDPRRFPGHREVLMYLKDFALEFGIGEMVRFETEVVCVRLVEGSKSKWKVKSKKRGKDDVTLEEIFDAVVVCNGHYTEPRIAEIPGMNAWPGKQIHSHNYRVPEPFRDQVVVLIGSSASAIDISREIAGVAKEVHIAARTVRDGTFGKQHGYDNMWLHPMVESTCKDGTVYFQDGCFVLANVILHCTGYKYHFPFLETDGIVTVDDNRVGPLYKHIFPPVLAPWLSFVGLPWKVHPYLS; encoded by the exons ATGCGCATTATAATGGCAATCCCAGGAACAACGGCAATCCAAAACCTGTCCATGCCACCCTCAACCGACCCCATCACATCCCGCCACGTGGCCGTGATCGGCGCAGGAGCCTCCGGGCTCGTGGCGGCCCGAGAGCTCAGGCGCGAGGGCCACAGTGTTGTGGTCTTCGAGCGCGGTGACCAGGTCGGCGGCATCTGGGTGTACACACCGAATGTAGAGTCTGACCCGCTAGGACTCGATCCGACCCGGACGACTGTCCACTGCAGCCTATATAACTGCCTCCGCACCAACCTACCCCGCGAAGCCATGGGCTACGTAGACTACCCGTTCGTCTCAAAAGAAGAtccggatcgagacccaagacGGTTTCCGGGTCACCGAGAGGTCCTCATGTACCTCAAAGACTTTGCACTCGAATTTGGGATCGGTGAAATGGTGCGGTTCGAGACGGAGGTTGTGTGCGTGAGATTAGTTGAGGGCTCCAAATCCAAATGGAAAGTAAAATCGAAAAAGAGAGGCAAGGATGACGTCACTCTGGAGGAGATTTTTGACGCTGTCGTTGTATGTAACGGGCACTATACTGAGCCTCGGATCGCTGAAATCCCCG GTATGAATGCATGGCCGGGGAAGCAAATTCATAGTCACAATTATCGTGTTCCTGAGCCTTTTCGAGATCAA GTTGTAGTTTTGATAGGGAGCTCAGCAAGTGCCATTGATATTTCACGGGAGATAGCTGGTGTTGCCAAAGAAGTCCACATTGCAGCTAGAACAGTTAGGGATGGAACATTTGGAAAGCAGCATGGCTACGATAATATGTGGCTTCATCCTATG GTAGAGAGTACTTGTAAAGATGGTACTGTATATTTCCAAGATGGCTGCTTTGTCCTTGCCAATGTTATTCTACATTGCACAGG GTAcaagtatcattttccttttcttgaaaCCGATGGCATTGTGACTGTGGATGACAACCGTGTGGGGCCTCTGTACAAGCACATTTTCCCACCAGTTTTGGCACCATGGCTTTCCTTTGTTGGGTTACCATGGAAGGTTCATCCATACTTGTCGTA G
- the LOC122282098 gene encoding uncharacterized protein LOC122282098 isoform X5: protein MEKGEEHSAPLTPSSSNLPTTGIPSTSVSFRNYMHIGGYYGELPTWAPLTQQPDGYQYPCNIQERDGGDTPLPDTCRNLFGPSFFDTCDVGLSQLVEESSILEKCRTQRQGSMIGSQEMVLIHDPTTSEIYSMLIPHKCPRPELLS, encoded by the exons ATGGAAAAAGGAGAAGAACACTCAGCTCCGCTAACACCATCTAGCTCAAATCTCCCAACCACg GGCATACCGTCAACTTCTGTAAGCTTCAGAAATTACATGCACATAGGTGGTTACTATGGGGAACTTCCGACGTGGGCACCTCTAACGCAACAGCCAGATGGGTACCAATATCCATGCAATATTCAAGAG agagatggaggagatacACCATTGCCGGACACTTGCCGGAATTTATTTGGCCCGTCATTCTTTGATACTTGTGATGTTGGATTGTCGCAG CTTGTTGAAGAAAGCTCAATTCTGGAAAAATGTCGAACCCAGCGCCAAGGATCAATGATCGGGAGTCAAGAAATG GTACTGATTCATGACCCCACCACGTCAGAAATATATAGCATGCTCATCCCACACAAATGCCCACGACCAGAATTACTAAGTTAA
- the LOC122282632 gene encoding flavin-containing monooxygenase FMO GS-OX-like 4 isoform X1, which produces MRIIMAIPGTTAIQNLSMPPSTDPITSRHVAVIGAGASGLVAARELRREGHSVVVFERGDQVGGIWVYTPNVESDPLGLDPTRTTVHCSLYNCLRTNLPREAMGYVDYPFVSKEDPDRDPRRFPGHREVLMYLKDFALEFGIGEMVRFETEVVCVRLVEGSKSKWKVKSKKRGKDDVTLEEIFDAVVVCNGHYTEPRIAEIPGMNAWPGKQIHSHNYRVPEPFRDQVVVLIGSSASAIDISREIAGVAKEVHIAARTVRDGTFGKQHGYDNMWLHPMVESTCKDGTVYFQDGCFVLANVILHCTGYKYHFPFLETDGIVTVDDNRVGPLYKHIFPPVLAPWLSFVGLPWKVLPFPMFELQSKWIAGALSNRFTLPSQEEMMEDVEAIYSSLEASGTPKRYTHCMGASIQSEYNNCLEAHCACTGNEEWRMQMFDAMLKSVLARPESYRDEWEDHHLILQAHEDFIKYTSN; this is translated from the exons ATGCGCATTATAATGGCAATCCCAGGAACAACGGCAATCCAAAACCTGTCCATGCCACCCTCAACCGACCCCATCACATCCCGCCACGTGGCCGTGATCGGCGCAGGAGCCTCCGGGCTCGTGGCGGCCCGAGAGCTCAGGCGCGAGGGCCACAGTGTTGTGGTCTTCGAGCGCGGTGACCAGGTCGGCGGCATCTGGGTGTACACACCGAATGTAGAGTCTGACCCGCTAGGACTCGATCCGACCCGGACGACTGTCCACTGCAGCCTATATAACTGCCTCCGCACCAACCTACCCCGCGAAGCCATGGGCTACGTAGACTACCCGTTCGTCTCAAAAGAAGAtccggatcgagacccaagacGGTTTCCGGGTCACCGAGAGGTCCTCATGTACCTCAAAGACTTTGCACTCGAATTTGGGATCGGTGAAATGGTGCGGTTCGAGACGGAGGTTGTGTGCGTGAGATTAGTTGAGGGCTCCAAATCCAAATGGAAAGTAAAATCGAAAAAGAGAGGCAAGGATGACGTCACTCTGGAGGAGATTTTTGACGCTGTCGTTGTATGTAACGGGCACTATACTGAGCCTCGGATCGCTGAAATCCCCG GTATGAATGCATGGCCGGGGAAGCAAATTCATAGTCACAATTATCGTGTTCCTGAGCCTTTTCGAGATCAA GTTGTAGTTTTGATAGGGAGCTCAGCAAGTGCCATTGATATTTCACGGGAGATAGCTGGTGTTGCCAAAGAAGTCCACATTGCAGCTAGAACAGTTAGGGATGGAACATTTGGAAAGCAGCATGGCTACGATAATATGTGGCTTCATCCTATG GTAGAGAGTACTTGTAAAGATGGTACTGTATATTTCCAAGATGGCTGCTTTGTCCTTGCCAATGTTATTCTACATTGCACAGG GTAcaagtatcattttccttttcttgaaaCCGATGGCATTGTGACTGTGGATGACAACCGTGTGGGGCCTCTGTACAAGCACATTTTCCCACCAGTTTTGGCACCATGGCTTTCCTTTGTTGGGTTACCATGGAAG GTTTTACCTTTCCCCATGTTTGAATTGCAAAGCAAGTGGATTGCTGGTGCTTTGTCAAATCGATTCACCCTTCCATCGCAAGAGGAGATGATGGAAGATGTTGAAGCTATCTACTCATCACTCGAAGCTTCTGGCACACCTAAGCGATACACTCATTGTATGGGTGCTAGTATTCAG TCTGAATACAACAACTGTCTCGAGGCTCATTGCGCATGTACTGGAAATGAAGAATGGAGAATGCAAATGTTTGATGCCATGCTTAAGAGCGTGCTTGCTCGACCTGAGTCTTACCGAGATGAGTGGGAAGATCATCACTTGATTTTGCAAGCTCATGAAGACTTCATCAAGTACACCTCCAATTGA
- the LOC122282098 gene encoding uncharacterized protein LOC122282098 isoform X4 has translation MSHAFTNSRIMEKGEEHSAPLTPSSSNLPTTGIPSTSVSFRNYMHIGGYYGELPTWAPLTQQPDGYQYPCNIQERDGGDTPLPDTCRNLFGPSFFDTCDVGLSQLVEESSILEKCRTQRQGSMIGSQEMVFFPLDGSQPVDGSQPVDGG, from the exons ATGTCACATGCATTCACCA ACTCGAGAATCATGGAAAAAGGAGAAGAACACTCAGCTCCGCTAACACCATCTAGCTCAAATCTCCCAACCACg GGCATACCGTCAACTTCTGTAAGCTTCAGAAATTACATGCACATAGGTGGTTACTATGGGGAACTTCCGACGTGGGCACCTCTAACGCAACAGCCAGATGGGTACCAATATCCATGCAATATTCAAGAG agagatggaggagatacACCATTGCCGGACACTTGCCGGAATTTATTTGGCCCGTCATTCTTTGATACTTGTGATGTTGGATTGTCGCAG CTTGTTGAAGAAAGCTCAATTCTGGAAAAATGTCGAACCCAGCGCCAAGGATCAATGATCGGGAGTCAAGAAATG GTGTTCTTTCcgttggatggatcacaaccgGTGGATGGATCACAACCGGTGGATGGTGGGTGA
- the LOC122282098 gene encoding uncharacterized protein LOC122282098 isoform X1, with protein MSHAFTNSRIMEKGEEHSAPLTPSSSNLPTTGIPSTSVSFRNYMHIGGYYGELPTWAPLTQQPDGYQYPCNIQERDGGDTPLPDTCRNLFGPSFFDTCDVGLSQLVEESSILEKCRTQRQGSMIGSQEMVLIHDPTTSEIYSMLIPHKCPRPELLS; from the exons ATGTCACATGCATTCACCA ACTCGAGAATCATGGAAAAAGGAGAAGAACACTCAGCTCCGCTAACACCATCTAGCTCAAATCTCCCAACCACg GGCATACCGTCAACTTCTGTAAGCTTCAGAAATTACATGCACATAGGTGGTTACTATGGGGAACTTCCGACGTGGGCACCTCTAACGCAACAGCCAGATGGGTACCAATATCCATGCAATATTCAAGAG agagatggaggagatacACCATTGCCGGACACTTGCCGGAATTTATTTGGCCCGTCATTCTTTGATACTTGTGATGTTGGATTGTCGCAG CTTGTTGAAGAAAGCTCAATTCTGGAAAAATGTCGAACCCAGCGCCAAGGATCAATGATCGGGAGTCAAGAAATG GTACTGATTCATGACCCCACCACGTCAGAAATATATAGCATGCTCATCCCACACAAATGCCCACGACCAGAATTACTAAGTTAA